Sequence from the Corallococcus soli genome:
GTCTCCACCGCCTTGTCCAGGTCCGCGCTGGGCATGACGATGAACGGGTCGCTGCCGCCCAGCTCCAGCACCACCTTCTTGATGGCCTTGCCCGCGGCGGCGCCCACCGCGCGGCCCGCGCCCTCGCTGCCGGTGAGGGTCACGGCCTTGACGCGCGGATCCTCGATGACGCGGTTCACCTCCGAGGTCTCGATGAACAGCGATTGGAAGGCGCCCTCCGGGAAGCCCGCGTTGAGGAAGATTTCCTCCAGGGCGAGCGCGCACTGGGGCACGTTGGAGGCGTGCTTGAGCAGGCCCACGTTGCCGGCCATGAGGGCGGGCGCGGCGAAGCGCACGACCTGCCAGAAGGGGAAGTTCCACGGCATGATGGCGAGCACGGCGCCCAGCGGCTGATAGCGGACGAAGGCGGTGTCGCCATCCACGTCGATGGGCACGTCGCGCAGCAGCTTCTCCGCGCGGGTGACGTAGTAGCGGCACGCGGTGGCGCTCTTGATGGATTCGGCCTTCGCGGCCTCCAGCGGCTTGCCCATCTCCTCCGTCATGAGGCGGCCGAAGCGGTCGGCCTCCATCTCCAGGATTTCGGCGGCGCGGCGCATCCACCGGGCGCGGTCCGCGAAGGACGTCTCGCGGTAGGTGCGGAACGTGTCCGCGGCCCGTTGCAGCTTGCGCTCCAGCTCCTCGGACGAGAGCGCGTCGAAGGTGCGCAGCGTCTTGCCCGTGGTGGGGCTGATGGTGGCGATGGCCATGTGCGGGTGCCTCCCAGGTGCGAACGTCCCCGGGTGATAGCAGCCCGTCCGCCGCTGACAATGCCGACCACGCCCGAGCGTCTGGGGGCGTACGCCCGGGTGCCATGACCGAACGATGACCGAACCACCGGCTGCCCACGGCCAACGCCTCTCCGGGCCCGTGGTCCCATGGTGTCCGGTTCACAAGGACAGACGTGGAGGCTGCGCATGGGAATGGCCGTGGGAGGCAGGGGTGGAGTGAAGGCCGACATCAACGTCACGCCGTTGGTGGACGTGGTGCTGGTGCTGCTCATCATCTTCATGGTGGGCGCCCCCATGTCCGAGCAGGGCAAGGACGTCGCCCTCCCCGCCGCGGCGCAGGGAGAGCACCGCGACACCCCTCCAGCGCCGCTCATCTTCTCCCTCACCGCCGACAAGGCCCTGTTCGTCGGGACCGAAGCGCTCCCCGACGCCTCACACTTGCAGGACCGCGTGCGCGAGGAGCTGCGCGCACACCCCGAGCGCCGTCTGCTCCTCAAGGCGGACGAAGCGCTGACGTGCGGCGACGTGCTGGAGTTCCTCCAGCGCTCGCGAGACGCGGGAGCGTTGAAGGTGTCCCTGGGTGTCACCGTGAAGAAGACGCACTGAGGGCCCACCGCCATGCGCTCCAAACGCCAGTTCCTCGTGAAGCCGCAGTCCGCCCTCCAATCCGACATCAACGTCACGCCGTTGGTGGACGTGGTGCTGGTGCTGCTCATCATCTTCATGGTGGTGACGCCGCTGATGCGCCGCGAGCTCATGCTCCAGCTCCCCTCGCCGGAGACCACCCCCACCGACGCCCCACCGTCGAAGGCGCTGTCCCCGGGCCTCGTGCGCCTCACGGCGGACGGGACGCTGCTCCTGGAAGGGGAGGCCGTGAGCGAAGCGGACTACGTGCCGCGCCTGCGCCGCTTCCTGGAAGCCCGTCCCCGCGGCCAGCGCGGCCTGTTCTTCCAGCCCGACGCACGGGCCCCATACGCACGGCTGGTGGTGGCGCTGGACGGCGCGAAGGCCGCCGGGGCGGAAGGGCTGGGGCTCGCGGTGGACTCCCGTTGAGCGGGGCCCGGGACCTGGAGCCTGTCCGACACTCCCGCACGAATGCCGGTGGCGGGCCCGGGGTCCACGGCCTATGTCACGGCCATGTTACGCGGGCCGTGGCGGTGGCTGTCGGGTTGGGACGTGATGGTGACGCGGCCGCTGGGCCTGCTGTTGCTGGTGGTGGCGTGCGTCCTGGGGTTCGTCGTCCTGTCGGACGAGGTGCATGAGGGCGACACGCAGGACATCGACGAGCGCATCGTCCGCTCCCTGCGCCAGGACGAGGACCCCGCCATGCCCCGGGGCCCTTGGTGGCTCGCGGAGACCGCCCGGGACGTGACGTCGCTGGGCGGCGCGCCCGTGCTGTCGCTCATCACCGTGGCCGTGTGCGGCTTCCTGCTGGTGGCCCGCCGCTACCGCACGTCCCTGTTCGTCTTCGGCGCGACCGTGACGGGGTGGCTGCTCAACGCGGTGCTGAAGAACCTCTTCCACCGCCCACGCCCCTCGGTCGTGCCCCACCTCACCGAGACCATGTCCACCAGCTTCCCCAGCGGCCACGCGATGCTGTCCGCCATCACGTACCTCACCCTGGGCGCCCTGCTGGCCCAGTTCGCCGAACAGCGGCGCGTGAAGGTCTACATCCTGTCCGTCGCCCTGCTGCTGTCCGTCCTGGTGGGCTGCACCCGCGTGTACCTGGGCGTGCACTACCCCACCGACGTGTTGGGCGGCTGGGTGGCCGGCCTCGCCTGGTCCCTGCTCGTCACCGTGGCTGCCCGGAGCATGCGCCGCCGCAGCCCCGCGCTGCGCGAAGAGGCCCGGCGCCCGGTGGAGTGAGGCTCGCGCTGATGGCCCCCGCGCATGAAGAAAGAGCCCCCGCCCGCGCCCCCTGGCGCGTAGGGTCTGCGTCCTCCGTGCCTCCCTCCCACGCACAGCCCCGCCGTCCGCTCCCGCCCCTTCCCCGGAGGCGCGGATGATCCAGGCCTGGCTGTGGCGGCTGGGTTTGGGACGCGGCCGCGTCCCCGTCTTCTACGACGAGGCGTACCGCCTGCCCCTGTCCGGCATCGAGTCCTCCGTGGGCATCGAGCCGCGCAGCACCGACTTCACCACCTGGTACCTGCTGGAGTCCGGCGTCGTGCGCGCCGTGGACGTCCGCCATCCCGTGCCGGTGTCCTACGCCCAGCTTGCGCGCGTGCACGAAGCCCGCTACCTGGAGTCCCTCTCCGACCCGGCCACGCTCGCGCGCATCTACGCCACCGACCCGTCGGAGGTCCCCGTGGACGCGCTCCTGGACTCCGTGCGGCTCGTGTGCGGCGGCACGCTGGGCGCGGCGCGGCTCGCGGTCGCCCGGCAGGGCCCCGTGGTCAACATGGCCGGCGGCTTCCACCACGCCCGGCCGGAGCGGGGCGGCGGCTTCTGCACCGTCAACGACATCGCCGTGGCCGTGGCGGACCTGCGCGCCGCGGGCTTCGACGGCTCCGTGGCCGTGCTGGACCTGGACGCGCACCCGCCGGACGGCACCGCCGCGTGTCTGGCCGGCCAGCCGACGGTGTGGATCGGCTCCGTGTCCGGCAGCGACTGGGGTGTGCTGCCCCCGGGCGTGGACGAGACGCGCGTGCCGGACGGCTGCGACGACGCCACCTACGTGCAGAAGGTGAAGGACCTGCTGTCGCGCATGCCCCGCTCCGACCTCACCTTCGTCATCGCGGGCGGGGACGTGCTGCGCGGGGACCGCTTCGGCCGCGTGGGCATCACGCTGGCGGGCGCGCGCAAGCGCGACGTCGCCATCGCCTCCGCGCTCCGGGGCCGCGCCAGCGTGTGGCTGCCCGGCGGCGGCTACCACGCCGAATCCTGGAAGCTGTTCGCGGGCACGGTGCTGGTGCTCGCCGGCCTGGGCCACCAGCGCATCACCGCGCGCTATGACCCGCTGAGCGCGCGCTTCCAGCGCATCGCGCACCTGCTCACCGATGCGTCGGGCTCCGGCCCTGGACCCGCGCCCGGCGAGGAGCCCATCACGCTGGAGGACCTGGAGGGCCCGCTGCGGCTGGGCCCCGAGGTGCAGCCGCGCGTGCTGGGCCACTACACGGCGCAGGGCATCGAATACGCGCTCTTCCGCTACGGCCTGCTCTCCTACACGGAGCGCCTGGGCTACAG
This genomic interval carries:
- a CDS encoding ExbD/TolR family protein, whose translation is MRSKRQFLVKPQSALQSDINVTPLVDVVLVLLIIFMVVTPLMRRELMLQLPSPETTPTDAPPSKALSPGLVRLTADGTLLLEGEAVSEADYVPRLRRFLEARPRGQRGLFFQPDARAPYARLVVALDGAKAAGAEGLGLAVDSR
- a CDS encoding phosphatase PAP2 family protein: MLRGPWRWLSGWDVMVTRPLGLLLLVVACVLGFVVLSDEVHEGDTQDIDERIVRSLRQDEDPAMPRGPWWLAETARDVTSLGGAPVLSLITVAVCGFLLVARRYRTSLFVFGATVTGWLLNAVLKNLFHRPRPSVVPHLTETMSTSFPSGHAMLSAITYLTLGALLAQFAEQRRVKVYILSVALLLSVLVGCTRVYLGVHYPTDVLGGWVAGLAWSLLVTVAARSMRRRSPALREEARRPVE
- a CDS encoding NAD-dependent succinate-semialdehyde dehydrogenase, which translates into the protein MAIATISPTTGKTLRTFDALSSEELERKLQRAADTFRTYRETSFADRARWMRRAAEILEMEADRFGRLMTEEMGKPLEAAKAESIKSATACRYYVTRAEKLLRDVPIDVDGDTAFVRYQPLGAVLAIMPWNFPFWQVVRFAAPALMAGNVGLLKHASNVPQCALALEEIFLNAGFPEGAFQSLFIETSEVNRVIEDPRVKAVTLTGSEGAGRAVGAAAGKAIKKVVLELGGSDPFIVMPSADLDKAVETAVSARLINNGQSCIAAKRFIIAEPIAKEFERRFVERMKSMVVGDPMDPKTDVGPLATPGILEGLHAQVQQSVKAGTRLLLGGKPQGGPGNFYPPTVLADPPPQAPAFHDELFGPVATLLRARDLEHAVELANATPFGLGASVWTRDAAEQRRLIDGIEAGMVFVNALVASDARLPFGGVKHSGHGRELADLGIREFVNAKTVRISGPSGAPPPSKHAGE
- a CDS encoding histone deacetylase family protein yields the protein MIQAWLWRLGLGRGRVPVFYDEAYRLPLSGIESSVGIEPRSTDFTTWYLLESGVVRAVDVRHPVPVSYAQLARVHEARYLESLSDPATLARIYATDPSEVPVDALLDSVRLVCGGTLGAARLAVARQGPVVNMAGGFHHARPERGGGFCTVNDIAVAVADLRAAGFDGSVAVLDLDAHPPDGTAACLAGQPTVWIGSVSGSDWGVLPPGVDETRVPDGCDDATYVQKVKDLLSRMPRSDLTFVIAGGDVLRGDRFGRVGITLAGARKRDVAIASALRGRASVWLPGGGYHAESWKLFAGTVLVLAGLGHQRITARYDPLSARFQRIAHLLTDASGSGPGPAPGEEPITLEDLEGPLRLGPEVQPRVLGHYTAQGIEYALFRYGLLSYTERLGYSRLRVEVSSTGGTGDRIMVLGHAGGREHLLSDTVLEKKVLQGESFLFANWLSLRHPRARFSDTRPQLPGQEVPGLGLSRETTEVLLTMAQRLDLAGLAFRPMWYHLAFVARGRFHFSTPERQGRFEALMRDVAGLPLVEATRAVAEGRVRLDGQPYPWEPDDMLCRLQPVPMDTDAVAKERERCHFTVVPAAS
- a CDS encoding ExbD/TolR family protein, producing the protein MGMAVGGRGGVKADINVTPLVDVVLVLLIIFMVGAPMSEQGKDVALPAAAQGEHRDTPPAPLIFSLTADKALFVGTEALPDASHLQDRVREELRAHPERRLLLKADEALTCGDVLEFLQRSRDAGALKVSLGVTVKKTH